From Acipenser ruthenus chromosome 2, fAciRut3.2 maternal haplotype, whole genome shotgun sequence, a single genomic window includes:
- the LOC117962639 gene encoding threonine synthase-like 2 isoform X1, translated as MRYCSTRGGVLRWDFQAVLFSGFAPDGGLFMPEEIPALDTATLRSWSRLSYTELVQEVCSLFIPQHLIPRADLAALLSTAFSRFPLAEVVRVARLKDGLRVVELWHGATLAFKDLAMSCVGQFLRYFLSKLNRHATIVVGTSGDTGSSAIESVRGMEGVDIIVTFPKGRCTPVQELQMTTVKEDNVHVFAADGTSDDIDVPIRKLFSDAGFVEQHGLMSLNSVNWARIMVQVAHFFYAYFQCAPSLENSPLPEVEIVVPTGGAGNITAGCVAVKMGLPVRLVAVVNENDIIHRAVQLGDFSLSESVKHTLAPAIDIQDPYNMERVFWLLSGMDSSLMKGLMEEFYSTGKLRLPPGLHKTVSEVVSSRSVTDRDIVETMRRCWEENHYLLCPHSAVAVQHHYQQQQQLKHASLPRCCLATASAAKFQDAVLKAGLTPEIPAEIRALETMVTHSTPMRRGECWEGILREKIELISSTRKGGNSV; from the exons ATGCGTTACTGTAGCACACGTGGAGGGGTGCTGCGCTGGGACTTCCAGGCGGTGCTGTTCTCTGGCTTCGCTCCGGATGGAGGACTCTTCATGCCTGAGGAGATCCCGGCGCTGGACACTGCCACCCTGCGGAGCTGGAGCCGGCTGTCCTACACTGAGCTGGTGCAGGAGGTCTGCTCTCTCTTCATCCCCCAGCACCTCATCCCCAGAGCGGACCTGGCCG CTCTCCTCAGCACAGCGTTCAGCCGGTTCCCGCTGGCAGAGGTGGTGCGTGTGGCCAGGCTGAAGGACGGACTTCGTGTGGTGGAGTTGTGGCACGGGGCTACGCTGGCCTTCAAGGACCTGGCCATGTCCTGCGTGGGGCAGTTCCTGCGCTACTTCCTGAGCAAGCTCAACAGACACGCCACCATCGTGGTCG GGACCTCCGGAGACACGGGGAGCTCAGCTATCGAGAGCGTGCGCGGGATGGAGGGGGTCGACATCATCGTGACCTTCCCAAAGGGGCGCTGCACCCCTGTGCAGGAGCTGCAGATGACCACCGTCAAGGAGGACAACGTGCACGTGTTTGCAG CTGATGGCACCTCTGATGACATCGACGTGCCGATCCGGAAGCTGTTCTCCGACGCTGGGTTTGTGGAGCAGCACGGGCTGATGAGTCTGAACTCTGTGAACTGGGCTCGGATCATGGTGCAGGTGGCACACTTCTTCTACGCCTACTTTCAGTGCGCACCCTCACTGGAGAACTCACCGCTGCCTGAAGTGGAGATAGTGGTGCCCACTGGGGGAGCTGGGAACATCACAG CTGGGTGTGTGGCAGTGAAGATGGGCCTGCCTGTGCGCCTCGTTGCCGTGGTGAATGAGAATGATATCATCCACAGGGCCGTTCAGCTTGGGGATTTCTCCCTATCCGAGTCTGTGAAGCACACGCTGGCTCCAGCCATCGATATCCAG GACCCCTACAATATGGAGCGGGTGTTCTGGCTGTTGTCTGGAATGGATAGCAGCTTGATGAAAGGGCTGATGGAGGAGTTCTACTCCACAGGGAAGCTGAGATTACCACCAGGTTTGCACAAGACG GTCTCAGAGGTGGTGTCCTCCCGGTCAGTGACGGACAGAGACATCGTGGAGACCATGAGGAGATGCTGGGAGGAGAACCACTACCTGCTGTGCCCCCACTCTGCGGTCGCAGTGCAGCATCattaccagcagcagcagcagctcaaaCACGCCAG TCTTCCCAGGTGTTGCCTAGCAACTGCCTCTGCGGCGAAGTTCCAGGATGCAGTGCTGAAGGCGGGACTAACCCCCGAGATCCCTGCGGAAATCCGAGCCCTGGAAACCATGGTGACACACTCCACCCCGATGAGGAGAGGGGAATGCTGGGAAGGAATCCTGAGAGAGAAGATTGAGCTCATCTCCAGCACCAGGAAAGGAGGGAACTCCGTGTAG
- the LOC117962639 gene encoding threonine synthase-like 2 isoform X2, with protein MSCVGQFLRYFLSKLNRHATIVVGTSGDTGSSAIESVRGMEGVDIIVTFPKGRCTPVQELQMTTVKEDNVHVFAADGTSDDIDVPIRKLFSDAGFVEQHGLMSLNSVNWARIMVQVAHFFYAYFQCAPSLENSPLPEVEIVVPTGGAGNITAGCVAVKMGLPVRLVAVVNENDIIHRAVQLGDFSLSESVKHTLAPAIDIQDPYNMERVFWLLSGMDSSLMKGLMEEFYSTGKLRLPPGLHKTVSEVVSSRSVTDRDIVETMRRCWEENHYLLCPHSAVAVQHHYQQQQQLKHASLPRCCLATASAAKFQDAVLKAGLTPEIPAEIRALETMVTHSTPMRRGECWEGILREKIELISSTRKGGNSV; from the exons ATGTCCTGCGTGGGGCAGTTCCTGCGCTACTTCCTGAGCAAGCTCAACAGACACGCCACCATCGTGGTCG GGACCTCCGGAGACACGGGGAGCTCAGCTATCGAGAGCGTGCGCGGGATGGAGGGGGTCGACATCATCGTGACCTTCCCAAAGGGGCGCTGCACCCCTGTGCAGGAGCTGCAGATGACCACCGTCAAGGAGGACAACGTGCACGTGTTTGCAG CTGATGGCACCTCTGATGACATCGACGTGCCGATCCGGAAGCTGTTCTCCGACGCTGGGTTTGTGGAGCAGCACGGGCTGATGAGTCTGAACTCTGTGAACTGGGCTCGGATCATGGTGCAGGTGGCACACTTCTTCTACGCCTACTTTCAGTGCGCACCCTCACTGGAGAACTCACCGCTGCCTGAAGTGGAGATAGTGGTGCCCACTGGGGGAGCTGGGAACATCACAG CTGGGTGTGTGGCAGTGAAGATGGGCCTGCCTGTGCGCCTCGTTGCCGTGGTGAATGAGAATGATATCATCCACAGGGCCGTTCAGCTTGGGGATTTCTCCCTATCCGAGTCTGTGAAGCACACGCTGGCTCCAGCCATCGATATCCAG GACCCCTACAATATGGAGCGGGTGTTCTGGCTGTTGTCTGGAATGGATAGCAGCTTGATGAAAGGGCTGATGGAGGAGTTCTACTCCACAGGGAAGCTGAGATTACCACCAGGTTTGCACAAGACG GTCTCAGAGGTGGTGTCCTCCCGGTCAGTGACGGACAGAGACATCGTGGAGACCATGAGGAGATGCTGGGAGGAGAACCACTACCTGCTGTGCCCCCACTCTGCGGTCGCAGTGCAGCATCattaccagcagcagcagcagctcaaaCACGCCAG TCTTCCCAGGTGTTGCCTAGCAACTGCCTCTGCGGCGAAGTTCCAGGATGCAGTGCTGAAGGCGGGACTAACCCCCGAGATCCCTGCGGAAATCCGAGCCCTGGAAACCATGGTGACACACTCCACCCCGATGAGGAGAGGGGAATGCTGGGAAGGAATCCTGAGAGAGAAGATTGAGCTCATCTCCAGCACCAGGAAAGGAGGGAACTCCGTGTAG